The following proteins are co-located in the Doryrhamphus excisus isolate RoL2022-K1 chromosome 3, RoL_Dexc_1.0, whole genome shotgun sequence genome:
- the LOC131125704 gene encoding calcium-activated potassium channel subunit beta-4-like, whose product MDKGRQMKALICNNNFLCVCVDRGVRVEAMAKTRVSLEYSEAEDRSIRLGLFLMACGVLSLFILGFCWLSPVLHSLHSTSANCTVVSVLRAEETFECVFTCGAACKGTSLYPCLQVFVNNSESSSLSLLHFDEQQLLLNPKCSYVPPCERDNQKNRESVLRWEEYFGRQVSGQSFTCFFNQHRRPDDVLWRRSHDASVLLHCVLWPVAALLLGALIVLLTVCARSLAARAEALQNRKCAYHPWREATTRCLGKPSDPNSDPVLPSPSRPLFSVRRRER is encoded by the exons ATGGACAAGGGCCGTCAAATGAAAGCTCTGATATGTAACaacaacttcctgtgtgtgtgtgtag ACAGAGGAGTGCGTGTGGAGGCCATGGCGAAGACGCGTGTTTCGTTGGAGTACTCGGAGGCGGAGGATCGCAGCATCCGGCTGGGATTGTTCCTGATGGCGTGCGGGGTGCTGAGTCTCTTCATCCTGGGATTCTGTTGGCTCAGCCCCGTTCTGCACAGCCTGCACAGCACGAGCGCCAACTGCACC GTGGTGTCGGTGCTGCGTGCGGAGGAAACGTTCGAGTGCGTGTTCACGTGCGGGGCGGCCTGCAAGGGGACGTCGCTGTATCCGTGCCTGCAGGTCTTTGTCAACAACTCGGAGTCGTCGTCCTTATCGCTGCTGCACTTTGACGAGCAGCAGCTGCTTCTGAACCCCAAG TGCTCGTACGTGCCGCCGTGCGAGCGTGACAACCAGAAGAACCGCGAGAGCGTGCTGCGGTGGGAGGAGTACTTCGGGCGGCAGGTGTCGGGCCAGAGCTTCACGTGCTTCTTCAACCAGCACAGGAG GCCCGACGACGTGCTGTGGCGGCGCTCGCACGACGCCAGCGTGCTGCTGCACTGCGTCCTGTGGCCCGTGGCGGCGCTGCTGCTGGGCGCGCTCATCGTGCTGCTGACCGTGTGCGCACGCTCCCTCGCCGCACGCGCCGAGGCGCTCCAGAACAGGAAGTGCGCCTACCATCCGTGGCGGGAGGCGACGACCCGCTGCCTGGGCAAACCCTCGGACCCCAACTCTGACCCGGTGCTGCCGTCGCCGTCCAGGCCGCTGTTCTCGGTGCGGCGGCGAGAGCGCTGA
- the LOC131125683 gene encoding CCR4-NOT transcription complex subunit 2-like codes for MFGANRKKFMEGGVEGDYSDESSLYYSQQSMFVPHRTDKDMLASSSASSPGQLSQLGASLYGPQSALGFPMRSINSSAAPPLSRSGLNQSAGQLSGHAGTTNSGSMHTPPSPSRGILPMSSRSVLNHNQQVGGPAGQPIGMGGERGGGAGGRSGSMGSPSRSSPSIIGMPKQQQSRQAFTINSMSGFGVSRNPGFNMNNSLASNIFNGTDGSENVTGLDLSDFPALADRSRRDGGSNPMPLLNPLAGRAPYVGMVTKPSNEQSQDFSIHNEDFPALPGPNYQTKDPSGAGEDGKASLSSSGKPASNSDGPKFPGDKGSAVPSNNNQQKKGIQVLPDGRVTNIPVGMVTDQFGMIGLLTFIRAAETDPGMVHLALGSDLTTLGLNLNSPENLYPKFASPWASAPCRPQDIDFHVPSEYLTNIHIRDKLAAIKLSRYGEDLLFYLYYMNGGDLLQLLAAVELFNRDWRYHKEERLWITRAPGMEPTLKTNAYERGTYYFFDCLNWRKVAKEFHLEYDKLEERPHVPSTFNYNPAQQAF; via the exons ATGTTTGGTGCTAACCGGAAGAAGTTCATGGAGGGGGGGGTAGAGGGCGACTACTCTGACGAGTCCAGCCTCTACTACAGCCAGCAGTCTATGTTCGTCCCCCACCGCACCGACAAAGAC ATGTTGGCGTCTTCCTCTGCGTCGTCGCCGGGTCAGCTGTCTCAGCTGGGGGCGAGTTTGTACGGTCCTCAGA GTGCGTTGGGCTTCCCCATGCGCAGCATCAACAGCAGCGCGGCGCCGCCGTTGAGTCGAAGCGGCCTCAATCAGTCGGCCGGCCAGCTGTCGGGTCACGCCGGCACCACCAACAGCGGCAGCATGCACACGCCCCCCTCGCCGAGCAG GGGGATTCTGCCCATGAGCAGCCGCAGCGTCCTCAACCACAACCAGCAGGTGGGCGGGCCCGCGGGTCAGCCAATCGGGATGGGAGGAGAGCGAGGAGGCGGGGCCGGGGGAAGGAGCGGAAGCATGGGGAGTCCCAGCAGGTCGTCGCCCAGCATCATCGGGATGCCCAAGCAGCAGCAGTCGCGACAAGCCTTCACCATCAACAG catgtcaggTTTCGGCGTGAGCAGGAATCCTGGCTTCAACATGAACAACTCTCTTGCCAGCAACATCTTCAACGGCACAG ACGGCAGCGAAAACGTCACCGGGCTGGACCTGTCCGACTTCCCGGCCCTCGCAGACCGCAGTCGGCGGGACGGGGGATCCAATCCCATGCCGCTGCTCAACCCGCTGGCCGGGCGGGCGCCGTACG TCGGCATGGTAACGAAGCCGTCCAACGAGCAGTCGCAGGACTTCTCCATCCACAACGAAGACTTCCCAGCGCTCCCCGGGCCCAACTACCAAACGAAGGACCCGAGCGGCGCCGGCGAGGATGGGAAAGCG AGTCTCAGCTCATCGGGGAAGCCCGCCTCCAACTCAGATGGTCCCAAGTTCCCGGGGGATAAAGGTTCGGCGGTGCCGAGCAACAACAACCAGCAGAAGAAAGGAATCCAGGTGCTTCCTGACG gGCGCGTGACCAACATCCCGGTCGGCATGGTAACGGACCAGTTTGGAATGATTGGCCTGCTGACGTTCATCCGGGCGGCGGAGACGGACCCGGGAATGGTGCACCTGGCGCTGGGCTCCGACCTCACCACGCTGGGCCTCAACCTCAACTCCCCCGA GAATCTTTACCCCAAGTTCGCGTCTCCGTGGGCGTCGGCGCCGTGTCGGCCACAGGACATCG ACTTCCACGTGCCGTCAGAGTATTTGACCAACATCCACATCCGGGACAAG ctggccgccatcaagctgtcCCGATACGGCGAGGACCTTCTCTTTTACCTCTACTACATGAACGGCGGCGACCTCCTGCAGCTGCTGGCGGCCGTTGAGCT CTTCAACCGGGACTGGCGCTACCACAAGGAGGAGCGCTTGTGGATCACCAGGGCGCCCGGGATGGAGCCCACGCTGAAGACCAACGCCTACGAGAGGGGGACCTACTACTTCTTCGACTGCCTCAACTGGAGGAAGGTCGCCAAG GAGTTCCACCTGGAGTACGACAAACTCGAAGAGCGACCTCACGTTCCCTCCACTTTCAACTACAACCCCGCCCAGCAggccttctga